Below is a genomic region from Oreochromis niloticus isolate F11D_XX linkage group LG13, O_niloticus_UMD_NMBU, whole genome shotgun sequence.
TATGATAAATAATGTTCACTGTAGAAATGCAGCAGAGCAGTTTAACAAAGCTAAACATGAACTTCCCTCTCAGTAGAGCTGATGTGCTTTACTCTTCATCAGGAAATCAAAGGTGACAGTTCATTTTaaacagcatcatcatcatcatcacttttTCTGCATTTACAGCCAGTCTGTAGTTTCTGACACAGAAAGTAGACAACCACCACAAAGAGTGCGAGGATCGCCAGAGATCTCATCACAGCACCTAAAGTTATGACCCAGAGTCCACAGTGCAGATCGTCACTGTTTGCTGGTTTTCTTTGGTAAAAGGGATTTTTGAAGGCTTCGCTGTCTTTCTGGCTCACTGGGTTTTTCATCCTGCAGGTGAAAGTTTTCACGCTGTCCTTTTCCAGTTTGCTGAGATCCCTTCTGTCTTGTCCGTCTTCCCACTCTCCATCGTCCTTCTTCCAGGAGTAGGTGACAGGCCCGGCATTTGTAATGTCTCCGTAACATTTCAGTCCACATGTCGACGATCGATTACACGCCAGCGGCTGCAGAATCACCTCAGGCTGGGGCACATCTTCGATCGCCACGGTCTGATAAACCTGACTCTGGGGCCGGTTGTTGATCTCCACTGAATACACTCCAGTGTCCGCCGCAGTCATGTCCCTGATCTCCAACTCTCCTGTGTCAGTGTTCAGAGTGGTTCGGCCTTTAAATTTGCTGTAATATGTCAGAGGAATCGAGCCTTTCACCCACTCAGCCAGCAGGTTTTTATCGTATTTCCACACGATGCTGGTGATCGCTCCAGAGACCTGATGAGGGCTGAGCTGAAGTGTGTCACCAACCTTGAAGTACTTCTCCACAGTCTGGGCCTGAGTGAAGCCGACTAACAGCAGCACTGCGAGGGGCCAGAAACCAGCCGATGTCTCCATGTTCACAGATCAACACAGATCTGAAGTGACAGGTCTGTGCaagtgtctttatttttgtgcCGTCTGTGGTTTCCTTTGGTGGATGTGGTGAACTTTATCATTAGTCGTTTGAAACAAGGAAGTCTGTCCTAAAACAGCTTTGCAGCCCTTTATGGTCGTTCTGACGCAGCATCCAGGGGCGTCACATGACAGCCTGTCTCCTCGGTCAGCCCCGATGGTCGATATCTGCCAACTGACCTGTAACAGTCCTGTTATTAAAGACCTGCTGCTAAATTGTTGAAAAGCAGCATCAGGACACAAACCAGAACATTTCTGCTGTTAATGAACCTGAAGTTAAACCGCAGAGTGAAACAGATAATCATCGTTTATCTGCCTCACGGTGAAAAAACGAGACGAGAGGAGGAAGTTTCCAAGTGTTTATGGTCTTTATCACAGAGAGAACTCAACAGTTCATGAGCATCATTGATCTCTGTGCATACAGTCTATGTACAGAGTGCACACAGTGCTTACAGCACAGAATCAAACATCTGCAGTCAGATGATGTTTAACACTTTCCAAAGTGCTTTTTCACAGTTAAAAGCTGCAGTCGAAGGCACGGGAGGACCGCGACGGCCTCTTTCAGCATGAATACAGACGTGAGTGTGTCACACACACCAACatcagtaaaacaggaagtaatcgCTTACTTTAAGAAACTTTGCAGAACACACAGCTTcttccctttttaaaaatacgTTTATAGATCATCTCTCTGCAAGTTTTCCTCCGATGGCAGCGTCTCTCACGTTACAGAGGAAATGAAGCAGACGGTAAAACGACTGCATCAAACTGGCCTCACAGTCCTGACCTTCAGAGGAAACATCTGAGGGCCGGTTTCAGCTCCTGACCGATCTTCAGGCTGCAGAGCTGCAGGCGAGGAAGTCTGAGCGGGACCTGCCTCAACCTGTCCTTAATTTATTGTCCCTCACACTGAATGTACAGCTTTGCTTTTTCACTCGTTTAACAGTTCATATCATCTAAAacctggaaacaaaacagatTCTCAGAATATCAAGTTTTCTTGTTTCTGGTTTTCTAGGTTCACCATCGTCATCGTCACATCTAAGAGAGAAGTTTTCTCCAACTCTCCCGGAcgctttaaaagcaaaaaatgaatCAGCAGATAAATTACTAAGTAAATGAAAACAGGGAAAACTTCTGTCCACTAATGTGAAAAACAGCTGGTGACTTTTCCCAGATCAACACCTGAAAACACTCTAAGCCCACAGGCGATCACATGATCACCATCAGCTGCTGTTTGGGAACAATGAATAACGTCTGGGTCGTTCCCGTGTACCAAGCCGACATCCTGGCACAGACTTCCTGCTCCATCCACTCTCCATTTTTATTAATGAATCTATAAATGTAAATTTTCTGTCCCCACACAGATATGTATGGATGCAGTCGAACACTCAAACACGATTGGTCCAGGACCAAACATCTTCCCCTGGCCTGTTCTACATATTCCACAGCTCTGCAGTTCTAATGgcttaataataaaaactataaTGATTACTGTGAATTAAAGTGATGGGAATATAATCCATTCATAGAAAACTGAGCTGCCTGAAGATCGTCCACCATCAAACCCAcaaccaaacaaaccaaaaccagtGAAAACATGTTGAAAGCTGCCGTTTTAGGATCGGGGGGTTAAAGCCTGTGtttatgaggggcagccaatagGAAAGATGTGAGCTTTAGTTTGGTTTCTGCTCATCACATGTCTGGAAATATGCGAGGTGATCCAACAAGGTTTCTCATGAGCTGCTGACTCCAGGAGTTTAAACTTTCTACTTTAACCTTTGAAAGCGAAGTCGCTGCTCGGCTGAGTCGTGgtagaaaaacagaaagctgAGCTTCAGCTGCTCAGTTCATATATTTACACTTAGttctttttcattatttaatccattaaaatttttctgtaaaactttaaataaaagtgagtttgattatttaattaaattaaaccaGCCTGGTTTTTATTTGTGTGCAGAGTTTAAATAAATCCAGGTAAGAAAAGCTGATGGATCGTCTGAGCCTGAAACATTTGGACGTTTCTGACCACAGAGAAACTTTTCACGGCTTTCttagtgttttcttttagaCCTTCTTCCTGACGTTAAGTCagagtaaaataataataatagttccTGTCTGGAAGAAAATTGCAGCCGTCTGAGTGAAACGACATAAATAATCTAATTATGTGTAAACTGTAGTGACTGTAAGCTGGTGTCCTCTGGTGCGGTGGGTCTTTAACACATTTCCTCCTGAGAAGCAGCAGAAGTCTAAAAATGTCCCTGGAAGAAATGCTGTCGGGCTTCAGGAGCTGTCAAAGGTTTTTGGTCGCTCTTGTTAAATTGTCAGGATCTGGAATGTAAAGCGGATCATGACTCTCAGCCCTCGGTCTCTAAATTCGCCGCCGCAGCGTTCAGGAAGTGAAACGAAGGCGGACAATCGACCGTGATGCTGCGTCTCCATACGAGGTCAGCTGAGAGCATCTTCGCTTCCCGAGGTGAACGATGGCTCAGAAACCGTTAATTAACGGGACAGTTTGCGGTTCTGAGCGATGAAGACGAGGCCGCGGCTTCATTTGTGAGTCGATGCGCAGCTTTCATCTTCATACAACAGA
It encodes:
- the LOC102077403 gene encoding uncharacterized protein LOC102077403 isoform X1, yielding METSAGFWPLAVLLLVGFTQAQTVEKYFKVGDTLQLSPHQVSGAITSIVWKYDKNLLAEWVKGSIPLTYYSKFKGRTTLNTDTGELEIRDMTAADTGVYSVEINNRPQSQVYQTVAIEDVPQPEVILQPLACNRSSTCGLKCYGDITNAGPVTYSWKKDDGEWEDGQDRRDLSKLEKDSVKTFTCRMKNPVSQKDSEAFKNPFYQRKPANSDDLHCGLWVITLGAVMRSLAILALFVVVVYFLCQKLQTGCKCRKSDDDDDAV